The following nucleotide sequence is from Zea mays cultivar B73 chromosome 1, Zm-B73-REFERENCE-NAM-5.0, whole genome shotgun sequence.
TCGGAGTACTTTATAAAATCATCAAGTCACTGTTTATTTATACCTagtatatttatattttggactctaaaACTCCAATAATCTAATGTATTCGAAATTATACTTTTTAATATTAATTAAAATTTATCATAGCTAAACCGGTAGCCGCTAACCAGTGCAAGTATATTTATACTGGGAATATGTGTGCTTCTTTTTACTGAGAATATGTTATTATGTTTTTAGAATTTATGTTCAAAAGAACTCAATGAAAATATAATATTTTTATGTGGTCATGATTGAAATAAGAGTGTTCTCATTTGATTTTTATTGTGGTTAGCTGAACAAACAAGGGGGAAAGTTGACGGCTTGCGGCCAATGTGGCACACAGCCGCTGTGCTCGCTGGATAAACAAAAAAATATGGACggataaacaaatcagtcacaaaaacaaaaaatcTGGATAAGAAATAAATCTagacggacaaatcagcgacataaacgaaaaatctggacaacaaaaaaaatcagtgacaaagacaaaaaaaaagTATTAAAACAaactgagctagacaagttttgTGTACATTatagagctcggcgccaagatctatggcgccgagctcggtgccacgtcaatgccacgacgtccgtttgtgccaGCGCAGCACGCACCTTGGCGCCATAGGTTATGGCGCTgaactgtgttacctcggcgctatTGGCGATGGCGCCGAGcagagggtccaaaaatgacattaaaatattTTAAGATCCAAACGTGTATTTTTTTCTGGGAAAGGGCCAAAATATAAAAAATTCGGAAACCGGTCGGCTGAATCACCCTTCGTATCTGGAACTGGAACCCATCTCGACACTATTCTTGTAGACAAGGTATGCATTACTAAAATCATATACTACAAAACATCAATAACTCCAACAAGAAAGCACTAACATACATTTTGTCTAATTTTGATTCAGGAGCCTCCGGTACAGCCAGAGTATGAACAGCAGCTGCACCGCGGAGACAAGCAGGAGGATGACCAGGAGCGTTGGCCCGATTCTCCACAGCCTCCACTTGTTATTCGAGCCGCGCTTCCTGTGCCGATGGCGCCGCCGAGATGCCATCCTGCGCAAGTGCCGCATTGAGTCGACGAGCCGAGCGCGCAGGGTGTCCGTGTCGGTGTCGACCCACACCGCGGTGTACACCTTTGGCGCCTGCTGAGAATCGTCGGCCTTGGCGTCGATGGAGCATGGCGCGTCCTTGTCGATACGGCTATCGTTCAGCGTCTTGTTCATCGACAGTTTTTTTGCCATGGTGGCTTCTGCCTTTCTCATGGCTGCTTCCGTGATATCAATGGCGTGAGTTATAGGCTCCGCTGCCTTCAACAACAGGGATCGGTTGATGTTCGTGTCTGTTTCACCAGATGAACATTTCGCTGATTCACCAGCACATCTGCTGCTGGCTGTCTCCGTGACCTTGCTTTCCATGCAGAGGCTTTTCTTCATGGATGAAGCGTCTGAGTCACCACCGTTTTGATCTGCAGAAGCTGCCTGTAGCGTCTTCATTTTCTGTTGGTTGCTGCAGGCAAAACCGGCAAGCGATTTGCAAGGACCTTGTTACTACACCACCAGCTACTGATCCATCACCAGGGGAGACGTTGAAGCCAGACTTGGTGGAGAAACAGGTCGGTCGCAAGCGCCGCGCCAATGTCCGTATTTCTGGTCCTGAGTGGGTGTAATGTCTTGTGGCTGACAGGCGGGTCTGGGCTACCAGTGCCTGCTAGTATAAATAATGAGTGTGTGTGTTCAGGAAGGGTATGCTTGTAATGAAAACTATTCTGAATCTCTAAGAAACTCTCCGTTCCCTGCCATTCTCTTCTTCCCCAAGCTATCCCCTCTTCTTCTCCTTAGGTAGCTAACAACCTGGTATCAGAGGGCTTCGTTCCCTTGCGATCTATGGCGTCCCCGTCCCAGATCGATCCCACCTTGACCTTGGCGCTGGAATCCCAAACCAGAGCCCTCCTATCGGAGTTGGACAAGAGGCTGCAACTCCTCGACAGCAAATGGGAATCTCGGGTCAGCACTCTGGAGTCCAGGGCGACGGAGGCTGCGCAATCCTTGTCGGAGTTTTCGGGCACCCTTCGTGCTGATGTTGAGGCACACCTTACCGCTGCGGATGCCTCGACGGACGCCAAAATCGGGCAGATCGAGGCCGACCTGGGTTACCGGGTGGCGGCGCTCGAGTCTACCGCGGGCATCTACGAGTTCTGGCGTCCACGCGTGGATGCGTCCCTCGATGATCTCCACTCCTCCGTGGATTGGCTTCGATCGGAAGTGTCGAAGATGGAGATCCAGTGGTCCCGGGGTGCGCGCGCCGACGGCTTCCACATGCCGGGCGTGCTGGGCGCGCACGGGTCGGCACCGGGACGCTCATCTGTCGCCGGGGATGTCGCCGACGGCCCTCGTTTTGGGCACCGCAACGACTCACATCACCGGGATAGCGGACCTTGGCACCCCGGTGCTGACGCCCGCTACCCGGTCACGGGTATGCACAACCCCTATGCTTCTCCTTCGTTCACCTTTCCCCAACCTGGTAGTGTAGGGTTTAATGAGCCAGATCCCCGTGGATGGTCGCCACGCCAGTTGGGAGGATTGCCTAAGTTGAATTTTCCTTCGTTCGATGGATCCAATCCGAAACTATGGCAATCCAAATGTGAAAAGTATTTCCATATGTATGCTACTGAAGCATCTATGTGGGTTGAAGTGGCTACAATGCATTTTGTGGGAGTTGCTGATCGTTGGTTACAATCTGTCGAACCACGACTTCCATCCATGTCGTGGCGACAATTCTGCCAGTCCATTAATGATAGGTTTGGTCGTGAGCAGCATGAGTTAGTAATTCGTAAGCTATTTCACATTCGCCAAACCTCCACGGTGCAAGATTATGTGGATCGCTTTAGTGAGCTTATTGATTTACTGGTCACTTATGAACACACCACTGATCCATTATATTATACTATGAAGTTCATAGATGGCCTCCGTGATGACATTAAATCTGTTATTCTTGTTCAACGTCCGGGCGACTTGGATACTGCTTGTGCTTTGGCATTGTTGCAGGAGGAGGCGGAGACCTCTCGTCGTCGGGAGTCTGGCCGCGTGGATCATGCACACTCTACACGGGCTGTTTTTCAACAAGGCCAGCCTTCTCGGTGGGGAAAACAGCTGGACAGTTCCAAATCAGCTGCGGCTACACCACCTGCGTCTGCTGACAGCAAGGTAGCATCATTGCGCGCTTATCGGCGAGCACGAGGCCTTTGTCAGTTCTGTGCTGAAAAATGGAGCAAGGGTCATAAGTGTGCGAACACTATTCAGTTACATGCTGTCCAAGAACTGTGGGAAATGTTTTCTTCGGAACCCCAGGAATCAGAGGGCGAATTTGAAGATTCTGCTGAAACCTTCATGGTCCTGCTGTCAACAGAAGCCATATCCCCAAAGAAGGCTCCGTCTAGATCCTTCCGGCTTCAAGGCCAGCTTCAGGATGAGAACATGTTGATACTCTTGGATTCGGGCAGTTCTCACTGTTTTCTAAACACTTCTCGCACTTCTTCATTGTCTGGGTTCGTGAGTTTGGAGACTCCACTAGCAGTAACAGTTGCTAATGGTGGAATTCTGCATTGTCCATTGGAGCTTCCCAATGCTACCTGGTCCGTTCAGGAGTTGGAATTCTGTACAACATTTAAAGTCATTCCCCTTCCGTATTATGACATTATCCTGGGTATGGATTGGCTTGAGCAATTTAGTCCCATGATGGTGGACTGGAAACACAAATGGCTTTCTATCCCTCACTCTGGACAGACGGTTATATTACAAGGTTATGAACCCCTGGTTCCTGTGGGTACAATATTGGAGGTTTGGCCGGTGTCTGAGTTGCAGGACACTTCTGCCGAGCTGCACTGCGTTGTGGACATGTCCCTGCCCCAGCCTATTACCTACTTGCTTCAGCGCTATCAGGATCTTTTTCAGCCGCCAACTACATTGCCGCCCAGCCGGTCCTGTGATCATTCTATTCCACTCATTGATGGTGCTCGACCTGTCAGTATTCGGCCGTATCGTTTCTCACCTGCTATGAAGGATGAGATAGAGTCTCAGGTCACCGAGATGCTACAAAGTGGATTGATCCAGCATAGCACCAGTGCATTTTCTTCTCCTGTGTTGTTGGTGAAGAAGAAGGACAATACTTGGCGCTTTTGTGTAGACTACAGACACCTTAATGCCCTCActgtgaaagccaagtacccagtGCCTGTAATTGATGAGCTGCTTGATGAATTATTTGGTGCTTCCTGGTTTTCAATTTTGGATCTTCGAGCAGGATTCCACCAGATTTTGCTGAAGGACGGTGAAGCTCACAAAACTGCTTTTCAGACTCATTTGGGACACTACGAGTTCCGAGTTATGGCATTTGGGCTGACGGGGGCTCCTGGCACATTTCAGAAGGCGATGAACCATACCCTAGCTCCGTTATTAAGGAAATGTGCACTCGTATtttttgatgacattctggtttacagTGCGTCCCTAGCTGAGCATATCAGTCATTTGGAACAGGTGTTTGATCTGCTCTCTGCTGATGCTTGGAAGGTTAAGTTTTCCAAGTGCAAGTTCGCCCAACAACAGGTTTCCTATCTAGGACATGTTGTCAGTTCAAAGGGAGTCTCAACTGATCCagttaaaatcgaagctattgcgCACTGGCCAGAACCTTCTTGTGTTAAGGAATTGCGCAGCTTCTTGGGCCTCGCCGGTTATTATCGCAAGTTTATACGCCACTTTGGCGTTATCTGCCAACCTCTCACTGCATTGCTGAAGAAAGGAGTTTTGTATATTTGGACCAGTGACCACGCCTGTGCATTTCAGACCTTGAAGACTGCTCTTACTCAGGCTCCAGTTCTGTCCTTGCCGAATTTCACTGCCCCATTCTTTCTCGAAACCGATGCCAGTGCAGTAGGAGTCGGGGCAGTCCTTATGCAGCATGGTCACCCCCTCGCTTTTCTCAGCAAGGCGCTAGGTCCAAAATCTCGCGGCTTGTCAACTTATGAAAAGGAGTACCTCGCTGTTATCCTGGCAGTCCAACAATGGCGGTATTATCTTCAGCATCATGAATTTGTCATTCTTACTGACCACAAAAGCTTGACCCAATTGAACGAGCAACGTCTTCACACCCCTTGGCAGCATAAGGTTTTCACCAAATTGCTTGGGTTACAATATAAAATCCAATACCGGCCTGGGTCTGAGAATCGTGTGGCCGATGCTTTATCCCGCCGTGCAACAGCTGACTGTCAGGCTATATCAGTATCTGTACCTCAGTGGTTGCTGGACGTTCAAGCCAGTTACACTCTAGATTCAGATGCT
It contains:
- the LOC109943513 gene encoding uncharacterized protein, whose translation is MKTLQAASADQNGGDSDASSMKKSLCMESKVTETASSRCAGESAKCSSGETDTNINRSLLLKAAEPITHAIDITEAAMRKAEATMAKKLSMNKTLNDSRIDKDAPCSIDAKADDSQQAPKVYTAVWVDTDTDTLRARLVDSMRHLRRMASRRRHRHRKRGSNNKWRLWRIGPTLLVILLLVSAVQLLFILWLYRRLLNQN